A genomic region of Methanobacterium sp. SMA-27 contains the following coding sequences:
- the tnpB gene encoding IS200/IS605 family element RNA-guided endonuclease TnpB: MLRAYRYRMYPTKNQEEMVNKHFGGCRYVYNWGLEYKVRTYYETGKSISRFALNKEITLLKQSEVWLKEINSQSLQGATLNLDNAFARFYREKKGFPHFKSKKNRVQSFNVPQNYKVDFNNNEIYLPKIGWVKTKLHRQFKGKTQTATISKTNTGKYYISILIDDEQSLPEKVKFNQKTTVGLDMGLTHFLITSNGVKVNNPRPLKTKLRKLKREQRKLSRKQKGSNNLNKQRIKVSKIHERIRNIREDFQHKLSKSIVCENLAIAIEKLNIKGMLRNHNLAQSISDVGWAGFIDKLKYKTEWYGKTLHQIGQFEPSSKICSNCGYPNCNLKLHHREWICPNCEKRHDRDVNAAVNIRDFALDKQNLISTVGTTEFKASLRNPQKWIQ, from the coding sequence ATGTTAAGAGCATATAGATATCGAATGTATCCGACTAAAAACCAAGAAGAAATGGTTAACAAACATTTTGGAGGATGTCGATACGTGTATAATTGGGGATTAGAATATAAAGTTCGAACATATTATGAAACGGGTAAATCAATATCCCGTTTCGCTCTTAACAAAGAAATAACATTACTCAAACAAAGTGAAGTATGGCTCAAAGAAATTAACAGTCAATCATTACAAGGAGCTACCCTTAACCTTGATAATGCATTCGCAAGGTTTTATAGAGAGAAAAAAGGATTCCCACATTTTAAATCAAAGAAAAATAGGGTACAATCATTCAATGTACCACAGAATTATAAAGTTGATTTCAATAACAATGAAATATACCTTCCTAAGATAGGATGGGTGAAAACAAAATTACATAGACAATTCAAAGGTAAAACGCAAACAGCAACGATCTCTAAGACAAATACTGGTAAATATTATATCAGTATTCTAATTGATGATGAACAATCATTACCTGAAAAGGTAAAATTCAATCAGAAAACCACCGTAGGATTGGATATGGGTTTAACCCACTTCTTAATTACAAGTAACGGTGTTAAGGTTAATAATCCACGTCCTCTTAAAACAAAACTTCGTAAACTTAAACGTGAACAACGGAAGTTATCACGTAAACAGAAAGGTTCAAATAATCTTAACAAACAACGAATCAAAGTATCAAAGATTCATGAACGAATACGAAACATACGTGAGGATTTCCAGCATAAACTTAGTAAATCTATTGTATGTGAAAACCTAGCAATAGCAATAGAGAAATTAAATATTAAAGGCATGCTACGAAACCATAACCTCGCACAAAGTATAAGTGATGTTGGCTGGGCAGGATTCATAGATAAATTAAAATATAAAACTGAATGGTATGGTAAAACATTACACCAAATAGGACAGTTTGAACCATCAAGTAAAATATGCAGCAATTGCGGATACCCTAACTGTAATTTAAAATTACATCATCGTGAATGGATTTGTCCAAATTGTGAAAAAAGACATGATCGTGATGTCAATGCAGCAGTTAATATACGTGATTTTGCTTTGGATAAGCAAAATTTAATCAGTACCGTAGGAACTACGGAATTTAAAGCTTCTCTGAGAAACCCACAAAAGTGGATTCAATGA
- a CDS encoding amino acid permease — protein MSELNRSLGLYDVVSLVIGTIVGADIYIAASFGAGLLGPFSVFAWVIAGVMAIIIALCFAECSSRVPQVGGPYAYAKRAFGDFTGFLTGWSLLIASWSAIAVFPLAFVAYLNFFIPHMSQTLQIIIKFLFVLFLTIINYFGVRQAGRANDILTILKIAPILILTFAGLAYFIIKPSLLVANFTPIAPLGFSGLGSAIVLIFWAYVGFELVTVPSDEIINSKRTIPLAIGIGMGVIALFYILTNFVILGLVPWFELSTSTAPLALAGYALVGAIGAGFLTLGALLSISGSDEAGILSSARIPYAMAADGLLPRILAKVHPKYGTPYIALIAQSIVTLIAAIFGTIDKLIILSVFTLLFCYLLTCISVFPLRKKFTEGIKLPWIIPVLGVIISIYIMTQCAPSQIIIGSALIILGIPVYVIFAPRTEIKTARRDLRLGEDYVSQTIERDEIFLAKFINQVRELIHRTRDRFS, from the coding sequence ATGTCAGAGTTAAATAGATCATTGGGTCTATATGATGTTGTCAGTCTTGTAATAGGTACAATTGTTGGTGCAGACATATATATTGCAGCTTCATTTGGAGCAGGTTTACTTGGTCCATTTTCGGTTTTTGCTTGGGTAATAGCAGGAGTTATGGCTATAATAATAGCTTTATGCTTTGCCGAATGTTCCTCAAGAGTACCTCAGGTAGGAGGGCCCTATGCATATGCAAAAAGAGCATTTGGGGATTTCACAGGATTTTTAACAGGATGGTCTCTTTTAATAGCATCATGGAGTGCAATTGCAGTATTTCCACTTGCATTTGTTGCATATCTGAATTTCTTCATTCCACACATGTCGCAGACTCTGCAAATTATTATAAAATTCCTATTTGTTTTGTTTCTTACAATTATAAACTACTTTGGTGTTAGACAGGCAGGTAGAGCCAATGATATTTTAACTATTCTTAAAATAGCTCCTATACTTATTTTAACATTTGCTGGTTTAGCATATTTCATAATTAAACCATCATTACTAGTTGCCAACTTCACCCCCATAGCCCCTTTAGGGTTCAGTGGTCTTGGAAGTGCAATTGTACTAATATTCTGGGCATATGTTGGATTTGAATTGGTTACAGTTCCATCTGATGAGATAATAAATTCAAAAAGAACAATTCCTCTTGCAATAGGTATTGGAATGGGAGTAATTGCTCTCTTCTATATTCTTACAAATTTTGTTATTTTAGGTTTAGTTCCATGGTTTGAACTTTCCACATCAACAGCACCATTAGCATTAGCAGGTTATGCTCTTGTAGGTGCAATAGGTGCAGGTTTCCTAACTTTAGGAGCTCTTCTATCAATATCAGGTTCAGATGAGGCAGGAATATTATCTTCTGCAAGGATACCTTATGCAATGGCTGCTGATGGTCTGCTTCCACGGATCTTAGCCAAAGTTCATCCAAAATATGGTACACCATATATTGCTCTGATTGCACAGAGCATAGTAACATTAATTGCAGCAATATTTGGCACTATTGATAAACTAATTATTCTCTCAGTGTTTACATTATTATTCTGCTATCTTCTAACATGTATATCCGTATTTCCACTCAGAAAAAAATTCACAGAGGGTATTAAGCTCCCCTGGATAATTCCTGTACTGGGTGTTATTATCAGTATCTACATAATGACCCAGTGTGCACCCAGCCAGATAATTATTGGAAGCGCATTAATTATTCTAGGAATTCCTGTATATGTAATATTCGCCCCAAGAACAGAAATTAAAACGGCAAGAAGAGATTTAAGATTAGGTGAAGATTATGTGTCACAGACCATTGAGAGGGATGAAATATTCCTTGCAAAATTTATTAATCAAGTCAGAGAATTGATACATAGAACAAGAGATAGATTCAGCTAG
- a CDS encoding pyridoxal phosphate-dependent aminotransferase: protein MVIVMEPSKRVQSINLSEIRKMFEMAGEDSINLGLGEPDFNTPKHIIEAASNAMREGFTHYTSNMGILELREAITRKFKIDNGINTSPKSVLVTVGASEAIYMCMQALVNPGDEVLIPDPGFLSYNACVSLAGGIPRGITPNMENNLRMTAEDVNERITNKTKAIMLNSPSNPTGSVMEKEDIKAISEIADDNGIYLISDEVYEKIIYNNVHHSPGKFCENAITINGFSKSYAMTGFRIGYVTANSEITEELLKIHQYTTACASSMVQKAALAALEGPQNNIAEMVSEFKRRRDLVVNRLNGMGIECSSPHGAFYIFPKINNPEEFVKAGLKKGVVMVQGKAFGTHGKDHVRLSYATSYNQLEDAMDRLESINYKF from the coding sequence ATGGTAATTGTTATGGAACCCTCAAAACGTGTACAATCAATAAACCTTTCAGAAATAAGAAAGATGTTCGAAATGGCCGGTGAAGATTCAATAAACCTTGGACTTGGAGAACCGGACTTCAATACCCCAAAACATATAATAGAAGCTGCTTCAAATGCAATGAGAGAAGGTTTCACCCATTACACATCAAATATGGGGATATTGGAGTTAAGAGAAGCAATAACCCGCAAATTTAAAATTGATAATGGAATTAACACTTCTCCCAAATCTGTGCTAGTAACTGTAGGTGCTAGTGAAGCCATTTATATGTGTATGCAGGCACTTGTAAACCCTGGAGATGAAGTTCTAATACCTGATCCTGGATTTCTGTCATACAATGCATGTGTAAGTCTTGCTGGAGGCATACCTAGAGGAATTACACCTAATATGGAAAATAATCTTCGAATGACTGCAGAGGATGTTAATGAAAGAATCACAAACAAAACCAAGGCCATAATGTTGAATTCCCCCTCAAATCCAACTGGAAGTGTAATGGAAAAAGAGGATATTAAAGCAATTTCTGAAATTGCCGATGATAATGGCATTTATCTAATTTCTGATGAAGTCTATGAAAAGATTATCTACAACAATGTACACCATAGTCCTGGCAAATTTTGTGAAAACGCTATTACAATTAATGGATTTTCAAAGTCTTATGCGATGACAGGGTTTAGAATAGGTTATGTTACAGCCAATTCAGAAATAACAGAAGAACTTTTAAAGATTCATCAGTATACAACTGCTTGTGCAAGTTCAATGGTACAGAAAGCAGCATTAGCTGCTCTTGAAGGCCCCCAGAATAATATTGCAGAAATGGTATCTGAATTCAAAAGAAGAAGGGATCTGGTTGTTAATAGATTGAATGGAATGGGAATTGAATGTTCATCACCCCATGGAGCATTTTATATTTTTCCAAAAATTAACAATCCAGAAGAATTTGTTAAAGCTGGCCTGAAAAAAGGTGTTGTAATGGTTCAGGGCAAAGCATTTGGTACTCATGGAAAAGATCATGTGAGGCTATCCTATGCAACATCATACAACCAATTAGAAGATGCAATGGACAGGTTAGAATCAATAAATTATAAATTTTAG
- a CDS encoding inorganic phosphate transporter, with translation MEWLLIIGVITAMYMAFNIAANDIGNSMGTVVGSGALTMRKALLIGALFEFLGAIFLGSSVIKTVGSGIVPLEFMTGLGAFIITMSAGIWITITLIKKIPISGSDAIVSSVLGYGIVYAGINHLEWTTVGYIMASWVISPLIGLASGFLVYYFLKLGFLNKVKNNIGAKDRAEKIFSYFQIGSSSFAALGVGAIDIAAATGVLYVTVGSTIGFSIKLLGAFALVLGILIAGNRITDTIGRRITELVPTRGFSAQISAGSITILFASLGIPISPTQTLVGSVIGVGMARGTSTVKLDVIKHIASTWIITIPACIGISASLYLIINAII, from the coding sequence ATGGAATGGCTGTTGATTATTGGTGTAATAACTGCTATGTACATGGCATTCAACATAGCTGCCAACGATATTGGAAATTCTATGGGCACCGTAGTAGGTAGTGGAGCTCTTACCATGCGTAAAGCCCTATTAATAGGTGCCCTATTTGAATTTTTAGGTGCAATATTCCTTGGAAGTAGTGTTATTAAAACCGTTGGAAGTGGAATAGTACCACTTGAATTTATGACCGGTTTGGGTGCATTTATAATAACCATGTCAGCGGGTATATGGATTACAATTACCCTCATTAAAAAAATACCGATATCGGGTTCAGATGCTATTGTGAGTTCTGTCTTAGGATATGGTATTGTATATGCAGGCATAAATCATCTTGAATGGACTACAGTCGGATATATTATGGCAAGCTGGGTTATTTCTCCGTTGATTGGACTGGCATCAGGATTTCTGGTTTATTATTTCTTAAAATTGGGATTCCTCAACAAGGTCAAAAATAATATAGGTGCTAAAGACCGTGCAGAGAAAATATTTTCTTATTTCCAAATTGGGAGTTCATCTTTTGCTGCTTTAGGAGTAGGTGCAATAGATATAGCTGCAGCAACAGGAGTTTTATACGTAACTGTTGGTTCAACAATAGGTTTCTCAATTAAGTTATTAGGTGCCTTTGCACTTGTTTTAGGAATATTAATAGCAGGTAATAGAATAACAGACACAATTGGAAGAAGGATAACCGAATTAGTTCCCACTAGAGGTTTTTCAGCTCAAATTTCAGCGGGTTCAATTACAATACTCTTTGCATCGCTTGGAATTCCCATATCACCTACACAAACTCTTGTTGGTTCAGTAATAGGTGTTGGTATGGCAAGAGGTACATCAACAGTAAAATTAGATGTTATAAAACATATTGCATCTACATGGATAATTACAATTCCTGCATGTATTGGAATATCTGCATCGCTATACTTAATAATAAATGCAATTATCTAG
- a CDS encoding 4Fe-4S binding protein produces the protein MKGKSIKEKVIDKCKELDIPLVGFAPIERWSNPPKELPNSFKEWIPKEFWPKSIYPDVETVIVIGLPIQLPIVETAPSIYYHELYKTVNILLDIKAYEISNFLTKIGYPSIYLPRDGYGDIEVLFKKPMAFFSHKHAAFLAGMGSFGENNVILTEEYGPRVRFTSIFTTAKIEGDKIKGTDLCKHCQRCVSQCPVNAIPERKESKEFPLPMDKLDCATRSKKLREKFISPCGICIKVCPVGNDRKKFNRKDMSIYSDKTETKYTKAWEHVKKYGSN, from the coding sequence ATGAAGGGTAAATCCATTAAAGAAAAAGTTATTGATAAGTGTAAAGAACTTGATATTCCACTTGTTGGATTTGCACCTATTGAACGTTGGTCCAATCCGCCCAAAGAACTTCCAAACAGTTTTAAAGAATGGATACCCAAAGAATTCTGGCCAAAATCCATATATCCTGATGTGGAAACAGTAATTGTTATTGGACTTCCTATTCAACTCCCCATAGTTGAAACAGCTCCTTCTATTTATTATCATGAACTCTACAAAACAGTGAATATATTATTAGATATTAAAGCCTATGAAATTTCAAATTTCCTAACAAAAATTGGTTATCCATCAATATACCTGCCAAGGGATGGTTATGGTGATATTGAGGTTCTTTTTAAAAAACCCATGGCTTTTTTCTCCCACAAACATGCGGCTTTCCTAGCGGGTATGGGTTCATTTGGTGAAAACAATGTTATCCTTACAGAAGAGTATGGTCCGCGTGTCAGGTTCACATCAATATTCACAACAGCCAAAATAGAAGGGGATAAGATCAAAGGGACAGATCTATGTAAACACTGCCAAAGATGTGTTTCTCAGTGCCCAGTAAATGCAATTCCTGAAAGGAAAGAATCTAAAGAATTTCCATTACCAATGGATAAATTAGACTGTGCAACTAGGAGTAAAAAACTAAGGGAAAAATTCATATCACCCTGCGGAATATGCATTAAAGTTTGTCCTGTTGGAAATGATAGAAAAAAATTCAATAGAAAAGACATGTCAATTTATTCTGATAAAACTGAAACAAAATACACTAAGGCATGGGAACATGTTAAGAAATATGGAAGCAACTAA
- a CDS encoding 2-phosphoglycerate kinase, which produces MVEGEVGGKKYREPFSKGVLSRSLTRAEMDPDKAYTFASQIEAHLMDEGVKVINLDDLIMIVREKLKEEEGEIAEKYGLWKRIRKCDEPLIVLIGGASGVGTSSIAFEVANRLGIRNMISTDMIREVMRKIVSKELLPTIYESSYTAYRSLRIPPPPEFDEVLIGFRDHVDTVSIGVEAVIERALKEGISIVIEGVHIVPGFISEDLVSKHNVNMFVLTLQDEEVHKGRFYSRCRQQWARRPLKRYMNSFGAIRRTHKYFESQANKYHIPVIENIDVTTTIDTIIESITKTYGSEEDVKKIKS; this is translated from the coding sequence ATGGTTGAAGGTGAAGTAGGTGGGAAAAAATATAGGGAACCCTTTTCAAAGGGAGTTCTTTCCAGGTCATTAACTAGGGCAGAGATGGATCCTGATAAAGCTTACACCTTCGCATCCCAGATTGAAGCTCATCTAATGGACGAAGGAGTAAAGGTAATAAATCTGGATGATCTGATCATGATTGTCCGTGAAAAACTAAAGGAAGAAGAGGGCGAGATTGCAGAGAAATATGGACTTTGGAAGAGGATTCGAAAATGTGATGAACCTCTTATTGTACTGATTGGAGGCGCATCTGGTGTTGGAACTTCTTCAATTGCATTTGAAGTGGCCAACAGGCTGGGCATCAGAAATATGATCAGTACTGATATGATCCGTGAGGTAATGCGTAAAATCGTTTCAAAAGAGCTTCTTCCAACCATATACGAGTCTAGTTATACTGCTTACCGTTCACTAAGAATACCTCCACCACCAGAATTTGATGAAGTTTTGATCGGATTCCGTGACCATGTTGACACTGTGAGTATTGGAGTTGAAGCTGTTATAGAAAGGGCCCTAAAGGAAGGTATCAGCATAGTTATTGAAGGAGTACATATAGTTCCGGGGTTTATTAGTGAGGATTTAGTTAGTAAACACAATGTAAACATGTTTGTATTGACTCTTCAGGATGAAGAGGTTCATAAAGGAAGATTTTATTCTAGATGCAGACAACAATGGGCTAGAAGGCCTCTTAAACGTTATATGAACTCTTTTGGAGCTATACGGCGAACACATAAATATTTTGAAAGCCAGGCAAATAAGTATCATATTCCAGTTATTGAGAATATCGATGTTACAACTACAATAGACACCATTATAGAGAGTATTACTAAGACATACGGAAGTGAAGAAGATGTTAAAAAAATTAAAAGTTAA
- a CDS encoding CBS domain-containing protein codes for MLKKLKVKDVMSTKVISVPPNEDVVFAFEKLMKHKISSLPVVDGDELVGIVTATDLGHNLILDKYEIGTIVEKVMVKDVVSVNLDDDLLTTVRKMNEFGSEEDIINQLVVIDNNHNIVGIISDGDIIRAIKI; via the coding sequence ATGTTAAAAAAATTAAAAGTTAAAGACGTGATGAGCACTAAAGTTATCAGTGTTCCCCCAAACGAAGATGTTGTATTTGCCTTTGAAAAGTTAATGAAACATAAAATTAGTTCTCTCCCTGTTGTTGATGGAGATGAACTTGTTGGTATTGTAACAGCAACTGATCTGGGACACAATCTAATACTGGATAAATATGAAATTGGAACGATTGTTGAAAAGGTTATGGTAAAAGATGTTGTAAGTGTAAATCTAGATGATGATCTTTTAACAACTGTAAGAAAAATGAATGAATTTGGATCAGAAGAAGATATTATAAACCAGCTAGTTGTTATCGACAACAATCATAATATTGTTGGAATAATATCCGATGGTGATATTATTAGGGCAATTAAAATTTAA
- a CDS encoding PLP-dependent aminotransferase family protein codes for MKNLFADRMSKVPRSFVREILKVTENPDIISFAGGLPNPLSFPHNELAEASAFVLSNSSNKALQYSSTEGYKPLREYIANRYQLSGLDVSSDNILITNGSQQGLDLIGKIFLNRGDAVLIERPTYLAAIQAFGLYEPKFVSVPLLNDGVDLNILKNMVETFNPKIFYSVPNFQNPTGITYSLEKRKEIGKIFNKNRTIFVEDNPYGEIRFMGDDLPPVKKYLKRSILLGSFSKIVSPGMRLGWIVADNEIMNNLVTAKQASDLHSNFLSQMIVHRYLTDNDVEKHLNNIRKMYKIQRDCMITMIKKYFPSDVKYTRPEGGMFLWVTLHDGMSSMELFEIALDENVAFVPGEAFYSDDPELNTLRLNFSNSDVKKIEEGIKRLGNSIKMLELKM; via the coding sequence ATGAAAAATTTATTTGCAGATAGAATGTCTAAGGTTCCTAGATCATTTGTAAGAGAAATTTTGAAGGTTACTGAGAACCCTGATATCATCTCGTTTGCAGGAGGCCTTCCCAACCCACTATCATTCCCACATAACGAACTTGCAGAGGCATCAGCATTTGTTCTTTCTAATTCTAGTAATAAAGCTCTCCAATATAGTTCTACTGAAGGATATAAACCATTACGAGAATATATTGCAAATAGATACCAGCTTTCTGGTTTGGATGTTTCATCAGATAATATCCTTATAACCAATGGTTCTCAACAGGGTTTGGATCTTATTGGAAAAATATTTTTGAATCGTGGCGATGCCGTGCTAATTGAAAGACCAACATATTTAGCGGCAATACAGGCATTTGGATTGTATGAACCCAAATTTGTTTCGGTACCACTATTAAATGATGGTGTAGATTTGAATATACTTAAAAATATGGTTGAAACTTTTAATCCAAAAATTTTCTATTCTGTTCCAAACTTCCAGAATCCAACTGGAATAACTTATTCATTGGAAAAAAGGAAAGAAATCGGAAAAATATTCAACAAAAACCGTACTATTTTTGTTGAAGACAATCCATACGGCGAAATAAGGTTCATGGGAGATGATCTACCTCCAGTTAAGAAATACCTTAAAAGATCAATTCTTCTAGGTTCATTTTCAAAAATTGTTTCACCAGGTATGAGACTTGGATGGATAGTTGCAGATAATGAAATTATGAATAATTTAGTAACTGCAAAACAGGCATCTGATCTTCACTCTAATTTTTTATCCCAAATGATTGTTCATCGATACCTAACTGATAATGATGTTGAAAAACATCTCAATAATATTAGAAAGATGTATAAAATACAAAGAGATTGTATGATAACCATGATTAAGAAGTACTTCCCCTCTGATGTGAAGTACACTAGACCCGAAGGTGGAATGTTTTTATGGGTTACCCTACATGATGGAATGTCTTCAATGGAATTATTTGAAATTGCATTAGATGAAAATGTTGCATTTGTTCCAGGAGAAGCATTTTATTCGGATGATCCTGAGTTAAACACTTTAAGACTTAATTTCTCTAATTCAGATGTGAAAAAAATTGAAGAAGGAATAAAGAGGCTAGGAAATTCTATTAAAATGTTAGAACTAAAAATGTAA
- a CDS encoding DUF2096 domain-containing protein: MSDLPFEQTWMVLVELLSDLRKRNVEIDPAIPKDIRLAKTTINFYKVNPADPERLNEVKRINDFLNTAQSKLLDLAEDEGKEYVDQWIKKLTKASRGEKIYDLPDKKSEFIVGAPPGFSMVRVTFKIPLDEERIQDIAEYHNVIIEFLTDTIIAIYGDKQNIQDSLKEISSFFAEQIEND; the protein is encoded by the coding sequence ATGAGCGATTTACCTTTTGAACAGACATGGATGGTTTTGGTTGAACTTTTAAGCGACCTTCGAAAAAGGAATGTAGAAATAGATCCTGCTATTCCCAAAGATATTAGACTGGCTAAAACCACCATAAACTTCTATAAGGTTAATCCTGCTGATCCAGAGAGGTTGAATGAAGTTAAAAGGATAAATGACTTTTTAAATACGGCTCAAAGCAAGTTATTGGATTTAGCTGAAGATGAAGGTAAAGAATACGTTGATCAGTGGATAAAAAAACTCACAAAAGCCTCTCGCGGGGAAAAAATCTATGATCTACCTGATAAAAAGTCTGAATTTATAGTTGGTGCACCTCCAGGATTTTCTATGGTAAGGGTTACCTTCAAGATACCATTGGATGAGGAAAGGATACAAGATATAGCAGAATATCATAATGTGATTATAGAATTCTTAACAGACACAATAATTGCAATATATGGTGATAAACAAAACATTCAGGATAGTTTAAAGGAAATATCATCGTTTTTCGCAGAGCAGATAGAAAATGATTGA
- a CDS encoding FprA family A-type flavoprotein, with protein sequence MKADAIKITDGVYWVGVLDWDLRNYHGYTLNGTTYNAYLVFGDKVALIDNTYPGSSAQLWGRIKDAFEKENREFKLDLIIQNHIEMDHSGALTEIHKKFPEAPVYCTAAAVSGLKIHYPSLESVDFRVVKTGESLDLGGKQFIFLEAQMLHWPDSMFSLLLEDGILFSNDAFGQHLCFNERYDTDISENVLMDAAAKFYANLLTPLSGLILNKFKQVTSLELLNKINMIAPSHGQIWTDPMKIINAYTGWATGKCEDKVTIVYDTMHGSTKLMAQALAEGIISQDVDVAMHFLHTDERSNIVKDILESKAVSFGAPTMFNQVFPSMGDIIFYLRGLNFAKTGIKRKAVTFGSMGWSGEAPKILAEELEKCGFEIFEQIKVKYVPTEEELEECYELGVKLGSEIKQ encoded by the coding sequence ATGAAAGCAGATGCAATAAAAATAACAGATGGTGTTTACTGGGTTGGAGTTTTAGACTGGGATTTACGAAATTATCATGGGTATACGCTTAATGGAACTACATACAATGCGTATCTAGTTTTTGGGGATAAAGTAGCACTTATAGATAATACGTATCCCGGAAGTTCAGCGCAGTTATGGGGCAGAATTAAAGATGCGTTTGAAAAGGAAAATAGGGAATTCAAACTGGATCTGATAATACAAAATCATATTGAGATGGATCACAGCGGTGCGTTAACAGAAATACACAAGAAATTCCCTGAAGCACCTGTTTATTGTACTGCAGCGGCTGTTAGTGGTTTGAAGATTCATTATCCTTCCCTTGAAAGTGTGGATTTCAGGGTAGTTAAAACAGGGGAAAGCTTGGATCTGGGGGGTAAACAATTTATATTCCTTGAGGCACAGATGCTTCACTGGCCTGACAGTATGTTTAGTCTTCTTTTAGAGGATGGAATACTATTTTCAAATGATGCATTTGGTCAGCACCTCTGCTTCAATGAACGTTATGACACAGATATTTCTGAAAATGTGCTTATGGATGCTGCAGCCAAGTTTTATGCCAACTTACTAACACCATTATCTGGACTTATACTAAATAAATTCAAACAAGTCACGAGCTTAGAATTGTTAAATAAAATAAACATGATTGCACCATCACATGGCCAGATCTGGACAGACCCAATGAAGATAATAAATGCATATACCGGATGGGCCACAGGAAAATGTGAGGATAAAGTAACAATTGTTTACGATACAATGCATGGTTCAACAAAATTAATGGCACAGGCACTAGCAGAAGGGATTATTAGTCAGGATGTTGATGTTGCAATGCACTTCCTACATACAGATGAACGTAGCAACATTGTAAAGGATATATTGGAAAGTAAAGCAGTTTCATTTGGTGCACCAACCATGTTCAACCAAGTGTTCCCAAGTATGGGGGATATAATCTTCTATTTAAGAGGTTTGAACTTTGCTAAAACAGGTATCAAACGAAAAGCAGTAACCTTTGGATCTATGGGTTGGAGTGGGGAAGCACCAAAGATACTTGCAGAAGAACTTGAAAAATGTGGATTTGAAATATTCGAACAGATTAAGGTTAAGTATGTACCTACAGAGGAAGAATTAGAGGAGTGTTATGAATTGGGTGTTAAATTAGGTTCAGAAATTAAACAATAA
- a CDS encoding metallophosphoesterase translates to MKILAVSDIHGKYIKIIDYLKKNTVDLIILTGDITDFGPNELAEEILNEISSFDIPVLAIPGNCDPINLYGSIDNSKAINIHGKSVTIKNIGICGFGGSNPTPFNTPLEFDEIEIYDSARRVMEEIKNHEVTLFVTHAPPWGTKTDLLPSGKHVGSESLRKIIEEFQPSINLCGHIHESMAIDKIGKTSIINPGMLKEGHACIINIDDSDDDNIKVIPEIINLK, encoded by the coding sequence ATGAAAATCCTTGCAGTAAGCGATATTCATGGTAAATATATTAAGATCATTGATTACCTCAAGAAAAATACTGTTGACCTTATTATACTAACTGGGGATATTACAGATTTTGGCCCAAATGAACTAGCCGAAGAAATACTTAATGAAATAAGCTCTTTTGATATTCCAGTGTTAGCAATTCCTGGAAACTGTGATCCAATAAATCTTTATGGAAGTATAGACAACTCTAAAGCCATTAATATTCATGGTAAAAGTGTTACCATCAAAAATATAGGAATATGTGGGTTTGGAGGTTCTAATCCAACACCATTTAACACTCCATTAGAATTTGATGAAATTGAGATCTATGATAGTGCACGAAGGGTAATGGAAGAAATAAAAAATCATGAAGTAACTCTATTTGTTACACACGCCCCTCCATGGGGAACAAAAACAGATCTACTCCCATCAGGCAAACATGTAGGAAGTGAGAGTCTAAGGAAAATTATTGAAGAATTTCAGCCTTCAATAAATCTTTGCGGTCATATCCATGAGTCTATGGCAATTGATAAAATAGGAAAGACTAGTATTATTAATCCGGGTATGCTAAAAGAAGGGCATGCATGCATAATTAATATAGATGATTCTGACGACGATAATATAAAGGTTATTCCAGAAATTATTAATCTCAAATAA